From Thermotoga sp. Ku-13t, the proteins below share one genomic window:
- a CDS encoding ABC transporter ATP-binding protein — protein MSLLRVENLKVSFNTPDGLVRAVDGVSFTLEEQETLAIVGESGCGKSVTVLTILKLVKKAIVSGSIWYRDVELTKLSEKELEEMRGKKISMIFQEPMSSFDPLYTIGRQMMEVAMKHLKVDEQRAKSLCIDMLKKVQIPSAEQRFSEYPHQMSGGMLQRIMIAMALLTNPDIVIADEPTTALDVTTQAQVLNLFKELQRQYRTSVIFITHDLGVVAEVADRVHVMYAGKIVERANVLKLFEQPLHPYTRGLLESRIRKEYKSKKLPFIEGNVPPATNWPAGCRFHPRCPKAMRICREQEPMEVHVDGSSVACWLYREGDAR, from the coding sequence ATGAGCCTGTTGAGAGTAGAGAACCTGAAAGTTTCCTTCAACACCCCGGACGGCCTTGTGAGAGCGGTCGACGGGGTTTCTTTCACGCTCGAAGAGCAGGAAACACTCGCGATCGTTGGTGAATCCGGTTGTGGTAAAAGTGTCACGGTGCTCACCATACTCAAACTTGTGAAGAAAGCGATCGTGAGCGGGAGTATCTGGTACCGTGATGTAGAGCTGACGAAGCTGTCAGAAAAAGAGCTTGAGGAAATGCGCGGTAAAAAGATATCGATGATCTTTCAAGAACCCATGTCTTCGTTCGACCCACTCTACACGATCGGGAGACAAATGATGGAAGTTGCCATGAAGCATCTGAAGGTGGACGAGCAGCGCGCGAAAAGCCTGTGTATAGACATGCTGAAGAAAGTGCAGATACCTTCTGCAGAGCAGCGTTTCAGCGAGTATCCCCACCAGATGAGCGGTGGGATGTTGCAGAGGATCATGATCGCGATGGCCTTGCTCACCAACCCAGACATCGTCATAGCGGACGAGCCAACCACGGCACTTGACGTCACGACACAGGCGCAGGTGCTGAATTTGTTCAAAGAACTTCAAAGACAGTACAGAACATCGGTGATCTTCATCACACACGATCTCGGCGTCGTGGCTGAAGTTGCGGACAGGGTCCACGTCATGTACGCAGGAAAGATCGTCGAGAGGGCGAACGTCTTGAAACTCTTCGAACAACCTTTACATCCGTACACCAGGGGTTTGCTCGAATCGAGGATCAGAAAAGAGTACAAAAGTAAGAAACTTCCCTTCATTGAAGGTAACGTTCCCCCAGCGACGAACTGGCCAGCCGGTTGCAGGTTCCATCCAAGGTGTCCGAAAGCTATGAGGATCTGTCGTGAACAGGAACCAATGGAAGTGCATGTGGATGGATCGAGCGTTGCCTGCTGGCTGTACCGTGAAGGTGATGCACGATGA
- a CDS encoding oligopeptide/dipeptide ABC transporter ATP-binding protein — translation MIVSLRKIKKYFPVRAGVFLQIVGWVRALEELDLDIAENEVVGVVGESGCGKTTLGRIVARILQPTSGTIEFQGIDVTRKVSKDVERLFRRTVQMVFQDPFNSLDPRMTILDVVKEPLEAHRIFESKKEMEEYVTELLIRVGLHREHLSRYPHEFSGGQRQRIAIARAIALKPKLIVCDEPTSALDVSVQSQIVNLLQELREEYGMSYLFISHNLDLVYHMSDRLIVMYLGNVVEEGDAVEVFESPLHPYTKALMSAVPNWDPGQKKLSQLKLYGEPPSPVNPPVGCVFSTRCHYRFERCERERPQLKGDGKHRVACFLYER, via the coding sequence ATGATAGTCTCGCTGAGAAAGATCAAAAAATACTTTCCCGTAAGGGCCGGAGTCTTTCTTCAGATCGTCGGCTGGGTGAGGGCACTCGAGGAGCTGGATTTGGACATCGCGGAGAACGAGGTCGTCGGTGTGGTTGGAGAATCGGGTTGTGGCAAGACCACGCTCGGGAGGATCGTTGCCAGGATCCTTCAGCCCACTTCTGGAACGATTGAATTTCAGGGAATCGATGTGACCAGGAAGGTTTCCAAAGACGTCGAAAGACTCTTTCGAAGGACAGTCCAGATGGTCTTTCAGGATCCTTTCAATTCGCTCGATCCGAGAATGACGATCCTTGACGTGGTGAAAGAACCCCTTGAGGCGCACCGAATTTTCGAATCTAAGAAAGAGATGGAAGAGTACGTGACCGAGCTTCTCATCAGAGTGGGACTCCACAGGGAACATTTATCGCGTTATCCACATGAATTTTCTGGCGGGCAGAGACAGAGGATAGCCATAGCCAGAGCCATAGCGCTCAAACCCAAACTCATCGTCTGTGACGAGCCAACGTCGGCGCTGGACGTTTCCGTGCAGAGTCAGATCGTGAACTTGCTTCAGGAGCTCAGGGAAGAGTATGGAATGTCTTATCTTTTCATATCGCACAATCTGGATCTCGTATACCACATGAGTGACAGATTGATTGTGATGTATCTTGGAAACGTGGTGGAAGAAGGAGACGCAGTCGAGGTGTTCGAAAGTCCGTTGCACCCTTACACGAAAGCGCTCATGTCTGCCGTACCGAATTGGGATCCAGGGCAGAAAAAGCTCTCTCAGTTGAAACTTTACGGAGAACCCCCAAGTCCGGTGAATCCTCCAGTGGGTTGTGTTTTCTCAACGAGGTGCCATTACAGATTCGAAAGGTGCGAAAGAGAAAGGCCACAACTCAAAGGTGATGGGAAGCACAGAGTTGCCTGTTTTCTGTACGAGAGGTGA
- a CDS encoding RNA-guided endonuclease TnpB family protein, protein MPRWKRSHQLPRRSAQQYSSLPQQTSCKPSVCHCKVQEGIEKVQKAYSCKKGFLRRIKNQINDVMHKITSNFVGLCLKKQISIIVIGNITGIRERVDYNDGANQKIHQWQFRKFVEMMRYKAEQFGIEVRLISEANTSKTCSVCGEKNDPNGRRYHCKACGFEYHRDRVGAINIWKRYSGTGQVVMGLVPARGVRFNPHLYGHGASLAPWKVA, encoded by the coding sequence ATGCCTCGATGGAAAAGAAGTCATCAGCTACCACGGAGGAGTGCTCAACAGTATTCTTCGCTGCCGCAACAAACGTCTTGCAAGCCTTCAGTCTGCCATTGCAAGGTGCAAGAAGGGATCGAGAAGGTACAAAAAGCTTATTCATGCAAAAAAGGGTTCTTGAGACGCATCAAAAACCAGATCAACGACGTTATGCACAAGATCACAAGCAATTTTGTTGGACTGTGCCTCAAAAAACAGATCAGCATCATCGTGATAGGAAACATCACAGGGATCAGAGAAAGAGTGGACTACAACGACGGCGCAAACCAAAAGATTCACCAGTGGCAGTTCAGAAAGTTCGTCGAGATGATGAGGTACAAAGCAGAACAGTTCGGAATCGAAGTGAGGCTCATCTCGGAAGCAAACACAAGCAAGACATGCTCTGTCTGCGGTGAAAAGAACGATCCGAATGGAAGAAGGTACCACTGCAAAGCCTGCGGTTTTGAATATCACAGGGACAGAGTTGGAGCGATCAACATCTGGAAAAGGTATTCTGGCACAGGCCAGGTAGTAATGGGCTTGGTCCCAGCCAGAGGCGTGAGGTTCAATCCGCACCTCTATGGCCATGGAGCGTCTTTGGCTCCATGGAAAGTGGCCTGA
- a CDS encoding ABC transporter permease, whose product MNTWQRVFYQFKRHRLGLIGFWILVVLYTLVIFADFISPYSFTETHSRFTYAPPTKIRFFHEGKFRGPFVYGLKRTRDPVTFKVKYEEDRSKIYPIKMFVKSEEYEFWGMFKTNVHLFGIEADTNEMMLLLFGADRFGRDLFSRVLHGGRVSLTVGLVGTLISVIIGSVIGSISGYYGGWVDVLIQRFIELLRSFPRIPLWLALSVILPPSWPSTWVYFGIVIVLSLIGWMGVARVVRGMVLSLREKEFILAAKVAGVSDFKIITKHLIPNIMSYLVVVSTLSIPGMILGESAISFLGLGIKEPMTSWGLLLNQAQSLSALSTSPWLLIPGFFIMISVLAFNFVGDALRDALDPYRTVEKV is encoded by the coding sequence ATGAACACGTGGCAGAGAGTTTTCTATCAATTCAAGAGGCACAGGCTCGGTCTGATAGGTTTCTGGATCCTCGTGGTGCTGTACACGCTCGTCATCTTTGCGGACTTCATCTCGCCTTACAGCTTCACCGAGACGCACAGTCGATTCACTTACGCACCGCCAACGAAGATCAGGTTCTTCCACGAAGGAAAGTTCAGAGGTCCTTTCGTGTACGGTTTGAAGAGAACGAGAGATCCCGTGACGTTCAAGGTGAAGTACGAGGAGGATAGATCGAAAATATATCCAATCAAGATGTTTGTAAAAAGTGAAGAGTACGAATTCTGGGGGATGTTCAAAACGAACGTTCATCTTTTCGGCATAGAAGCTGATACAAACGAGATGATGTTGCTTTTGTTCGGAGCCGACAGGTTCGGCAGGGACCTTTTCTCGAGGGTGCTTCACGGTGGCAGGGTGTCACTCACCGTCGGACTGGTGGGCACGCTCATCAGTGTGATCATAGGTTCTGTGATCGGATCGATTTCGGGTTACTACGGAGGATGGGTGGACGTCCTCATCCAGAGGTTCATAGAGCTGCTCCGGTCTTTCCCGAGGATTCCCCTGTGGCTCGCGCTCTCCGTTATACTGCCTCCGAGCTGGCCGAGTACGTGGGTGTACTTCGGCATCGTGATCGTGTTGTCACTCATCGGATGGATGGGTGTGGCGCGCGTTGTCAGAGGGATGGTGCTGAGTTTGAGAGAGAAAGAGTTCATCCTTGCCGCAAAGGTGGCTGGTGTTTCGGATTTCAAGATAATCACAAAGCATTTGATACCGAACATCATGAGCTATCTCGTGGTTGTCTCTACACTCTCCATACCCGGCATGATCCTCGGAGAGAGCGCGATAAGCTTCCTAGGACTGGGAATAAAGGAACCCATGACGAGCTGGGGATTGCTCTTGAACCAGGCTCAATCGCTCTCTGCTTTGTCCACGAGCCCCTGGCTCCTGATTCCCGGATTTTTCATAATGATCTCGGTGCTCGCCTTCAACTTCGTTGGTGATGCGTTGAGAGACGCCCTTGATCCTTACAGGACGGTCGAGAAAGTATGA
- the queF gene encoding preQ(1) synthase, giving the protein MPKAEGRIFHFEGHAAIRTDFLETIDFDGKDEYIKIETEEFSAVCPFSGLPDIGKVIIEYYPDGGKIVELKSLKYYFVSFRNVGIYQEEATKRIYEDLKKLLNTNRLRVTVIYNIRGGIKVTTQMGGLENHDRKVE; this is encoded by the coding sequence ATGCCGAAGGCGGAAGGAAGGATTTTTCATTTCGAAGGACACGCAGCTATAAGAACGGATTTTCTCGAAACCATCGATTTCGATGGTAAGGATGAATACATCAAGATCGAGACGGAAGAATTCTCCGCCGTCTGTCCGTTCTCCGGACTGCCCGACATCGGAAAGGTGATCATCGAGTACTATCCGGACGGCGGAAAGATCGTCGAGCTGAAATCGTTGAAGTACTACTTTGTCAGTTTCAGAAACGTTGGAATTTACCAGGAAGAGGCCACGAAAAGAATTTACGAAGATCTCAAGAAACTTCTTAATACCAACAGGCTCAGGGTGACTGTGATCTACAACATCCGCGGCGGTATAAAAGTGACGACGCAGATGGGAGGCCTGGAGAATCATGACAGAAAGGTTGAATGA
- a CDS encoding ABC transporter permease yields MWSFIVRRILIMIPMMFFVSVICFVVTELQPGDFLSQYLENPRISPEQIESLRRELALDKPAYQRYFMWIKNIVTKGDFGYSFSYQRPVIELIWERLGWTVAISVLTIGFQWLFATLMGIYSALHPYTLIDYTLTVLGFVGLSIPEFFLALVLVYLVLRVGGTAVGGLFSPQFIGAPMSWAKFVDLLKHLWLPIVVVGVSGLAGLMRIMRSNMLDVLGSPFVTALKARGLDEKTVRKHVIKNALNPLVSIAGMELPNVFSGTIIASIVLNLPTIGPFFYNALLNHDQYLVMAFLLFIALITQIGNLLADIALALLDPRIRIS; encoded by the coding sequence ATGTGGAGTTTCATCGTTCGAAGGATTCTGATCATGATACCGATGATGTTTTTCGTTTCCGTAATTTGCTTCGTAGTGACAGAACTGCAACCTGGAGATTTTCTTTCGCAGTATCTGGAAAATCCACGCATCTCGCCCGAACAGATCGAATCGCTCAGAAGAGAGCTCGCTCTGGACAAACCCGCCTATCAGAGGTACTTCATGTGGATAAAGAACATCGTCACGAAAGGTGATTTTGGTTACTCCTTCTCCTACCAAAGGCCCGTTATCGAGCTGATATGGGAACGACTTGGCTGGACGGTGGCCATCTCTGTCCTGACGATAGGGTTTCAGTGGCTCTTTGCGACCCTTATGGGAATTTATTCTGCGCTGCATCCATACACGCTGATCGATTATACGCTCACGGTCCTGGGCTTCGTGGGACTTTCGATTCCAGAATTCTTCCTCGCCTTGGTGCTTGTCTATCTGGTGTTGAGAGTCGGGGGCACGGCGGTGGGAGGACTGTTTTCACCTCAGTTCATAGGAGCCCCCATGAGCTGGGCGAAGTTCGTCGATTTGTTGAAACATCTGTGGCTCCCCATAGTGGTTGTGGGTGTGAGCGGTCTTGCAGGATTGATGAGGATCATGCGGAGCAACATGCTGGACGTGCTGGGTTCTCCATTCGTGACAGCCCTTAAGGCACGGGGACTGGATGAGAAAACTGTTAGGAAACACGTGATAAAGAACGCGTTGAACCCTCTGGTGAGCATAGCGGGCATGGAACTTCCCAACGTGTTCAGCGGAACGATCATCGCATCCATAGTGCTGAACCTTCCAACGATAGGACCGTTCTTTTACAACGCACTTTTGAACCACGATCAGTACCTGGTGATGGCCTTCCTCCTGTTCATAGCCTTGATAACGCAGATCGGAAATCTGCTCGCAGACATCGCGCTGGCTTTGCTCGATCCAAGGATAAGGATCAGCTGA
- a CDS encoding queuosine precursor transporter, with amino-acid sequence MTERLNEKLITLTSIFIFAIVASNVTASKLVNLGPFIVPVAVLCYPVTFAITDIVSEVYGRRIAQRIVWTGFFVSLLLVLYSRIVVVYPPASFFKDNEAFIKVFSSTPRIVLASMIAYVASQTHDVWAFHMWKKLTKGKHLWVRNNFSTIVSQFIDTCLFIVVAFVNTVPNDVLLSMIFSQYIVKFIIALIDTPFVYLGVKLVSGKWVVSEIS; translated from the coding sequence ATGACAGAAAGGTTGAATGAGAAACTCATCACGCTCACGAGTATTTTCATCTTTGCCATAGTTGCTTCGAACGTGACCGCATCGAAACTGGTCAATCTGGGACCGTTCATCGTCCCTGTGGCTGTGCTGTGTTATCCTGTAACCTTTGCCATCACCGACATCGTGAGCGAAGTTTACGGCAGAAGAATCGCTCAGAGGATCGTCTGGACTGGATTTTTCGTTTCCCTTCTTCTGGTACTCTACAGCAGGATCGTGGTCGTTTACCCGCCGGCGAGCTTTTTCAAAGACAACGAAGCCTTCATAAAGGTTTTCTCCTCAACACCGAGGATCGTCCTTGCGAGCATGATCGCTTACGTGGCATCCCAAACTCACGATGTTTGGGCGTTTCACATGTGGAAAAAGCTCACGAAGGGAAAGCATTTGTGGGTGAGGAACAATTTCTCCACGATCGTTTCTCAGTTCATCGATACGTGCTTGTTCATCGTGGTGGCGTTTGTCAACACCGTACCCAATGATGTTCTGCTGAGCATGATATTCTCCCAGTACATCGTCAAGTTCATCATTGCACTCATAGACACACCTTTCGTCTATCTGGGTGTCAAACTGGTCAGCGGAAAATGGGTGGTGAGTGAAATAAGTTAA
- a CDS encoding ABC transporter substrate-binding protein, whose product MKKLFLVILAVLACIVLATEYAVEDELLTPDFSPKIGGTLRLVLASTPESYLLYGTLDSSSYSVIMGPMFSTLVEMHPVTNEIRPALAKSWTVSPDGKEVTFKLREAYWSDGTPITADDVVFTFQYFVMNQYARGNSIARFTIPDEQGVNRMIEWVKVDDKTVKAILPSPYGAFFTVLSHVYIYPKHKLEPLIDKNDLGSVNKIWLSNTDPKEIVVNGPFKPVQLITDQKLVLERNPYFWKVDRFGNKLPYFDRVEYLIIRDAEMRTAKFMAGEIDFMAIASRDYPMLKEQELTGKTPYVVYATQPNQPTPSPIHISFNFDVDDPDLRGLFTRLEFREAMEYALNRQRIIDEVFAGLAIPDAGLILPSNKAFYNPKVEQLLRPYDLKKANELLDKLGLTKRDKEGYRLFPNGKRVEFNLLVQNSPKEYQDVALIFVEDLKKLGIKVNLQILDSSLVGEMFGAGNFQAGIRAFGNQPDLQLRKAIWQPGTQLYYWHYSTMDKTKTPPQPVFENMFDWEKRIWELFEKAQIEMDPSKRKAYYDEVQELYHIYLPVIFVCKGMNIWGFNKTLGNAGLTDDGMLRFTVWTSYRK is encoded by the coding sequence ATGAAAAAGTTGTTTCTCGTGATCCTCGCGGTCCTGGCATGCATCGTGTTGGCGACCGAGTACGCTGTGGAAGACGAACTTCTGACGCCGGATTTCTCACCTAAGATCGGGGGCACTTTGAGACTTGTTCTGGCGTCGACTCCTGAATCTTATCTGCTGTACGGAACACTCGATTCTTCGAGCTACAGCGTCATCATGGGCCCAATGTTCTCAACACTTGTGGAGATGCACCCGGTGACGAACGAAATCAGACCAGCCCTGGCGAAGTCCTGGACTGTTTCGCCGGACGGGAAAGAAGTCACATTCAAGCTGCGTGAGGCGTACTGGTCGGACGGAACACCCATCACAGCAGACGATGTGGTCTTCACGTTCCAGTACTTCGTCATGAACCAGTACGCGCGTGGCAACTCGATCGCCAGGTTTACGATACCGGACGAGCAGGGTGTCAACAGGATGATCGAGTGGGTCAAGGTGGACGACAAGACCGTCAAAGCGATCCTCCCATCACCGTACGGAGCGTTCTTCACGGTGCTTTCGCACGTCTACATCTATCCGAAGCACAAGCTCGAACCTCTCATTGACAAGAACGATCTTGGCTCTGTCAACAAAATCTGGTTGTCGAACACGGATCCGAAAGAGATCGTCGTGAACGGTCCGTTCAAGCCAGTTCAACTCATCACGGATCAGAAGCTCGTGCTCGAAAGAAACCCGTACTTCTGGAAAGTGGACAGATTTGGAAACAAGTTACCTTACTTTGACAGGGTAGAGTATCTGATCATCAGGGACGCGGAAATGCGCACCGCAAAGTTCATGGCGGGAGAAATAGACTTCATGGCGATCGCCTCGAGGGATTATCCCATGCTCAAAGAACAGGAACTTACGGGTAAGACGCCCTACGTCGTCTACGCTACCCAGCCGAACCAACCAACACCCAGCCCGATACACATCTCCTTCAACTTCGATGTGGATGATCCGGATCTGAGAGGTCTGTTCACCAGGCTTGAATTCAGAGAGGCCATGGAGTACGCGCTGAACAGACAGAGAATAATCGACGAAGTGTTCGCCGGCCTGGCGATACCGGATGCAGGTTTGATCCTCCCATCCAACAAGGCCTTCTACAATCCTAAGGTAGAACAGCTCCTCAGACCTTACGATCTGAAGAAGGCGAACGAGCTGCTCGACAAGCTCGGCTTGACTAAGAGAGACAAAGAAGGCTACAGGCTCTTCCCGAACGGCAAGCGCGTTGAGTTCAACCTGCTCGTTCAGAACTCGCCGAAGGAGTATCAGGACGTTGCGCTCATATTCGTGGAAGATCTCAAGAAACTGGGAATAAAGGTCAACCTGCAGATCCTCGATTCTTCCCTGGTCGGAGAAATGTTCGGTGCCGGTAACTTCCAGGCAGGGATAAGGGCGTTCGGAAACCAGCCAGACCTGCAGCTGAGAAAGGCCATATGGCAACCCGGTACGCAGCTCTACTACTGGCACTATTCAACGATGGACAAGACTAAGACACCACCACAGCCAGTCTTCGAGAACATGTTCGATTGGGAAAAGAGAATATGGGAGCTGTTCGAAAAAGCACAGATAGAGATGGATCCATCAAAGAGAAAGGCGTACTACGACGAGGTTCAGGAACTGTACCACATCTATCTGCCGGTTATCTTCGTGTGCAAAGGCATGAACATCTGGGGTTTCAACAAAACGCTGGGAAACGCCGGTTTAACCGATGATGGTATGTTGCGTTTCACGGTCTGGACCAGCTACAGGAAATGA
- a CDS encoding serine hydrolase domain-containing protein: MRKLKERLFRSIDRIVEEGLNRIYPGATLLIAWPDEVVYEKAYGTLDFERKTNLETVYDLASLTKVVATTTAVMRLFAEGYLHLHDRVGRFINVEKPKADITILQLLSHTSGMQPYSELWKYLRGKELLEEILKIQPIEEAGKKIVYSCLNFITLMAIVEKITNQRFDEFVYSIFEPLQMEHTRFSPGHGENIAPTSEREGKRLVGLPDDELAYYLGGVSGNAGLFSNVKDLYRFMSALLKSEIVPKPVVKLFTQTVIEASNGKRHLGWMCPASGTSSGDVLTDKAFGHSGFTGTTIWCRQDGLFVIFLTNKGFIKRLEEEIMRIRALLHNVVFSSIEEKRSIFE, encoded by the coding sequence GTGAGGAAATTGAAAGAGAGACTGTTCAGATCGATCGATCGGATCGTCGAGGAAGGCCTGAACAGGATCTATCCCGGAGCAACACTGCTGATCGCATGGCCCGATGAGGTCGTCTACGAGAAAGCATACGGAACACTGGACTTTGAAAGAAAAACGAACCTCGAAACGGTGTACGATCTTGCAAGCCTCACAAAGGTTGTCGCCACAACCACCGCCGTGATGAGGCTGTTCGCTGAAGGTTATCTCCATCTGCACGACAGGGTGGGAAGGTTCATAAACGTTGAAAAACCAAAAGCAGACATCACCATCCTGCAGCTTTTATCACACACGTCCGGTATGCAACCGTATTCAGAGTTATGGAAATATCTGAGGGGAAAGGAACTGCTCGAAGAGATTTTGAAGATACAGCCCATCGAAGAGGCTGGGAAGAAGATCGTCTATTCTTGCTTGAATTTCATCACGCTCATGGCTATAGTCGAGAAAATAACCAATCAGCGCTTCGATGAGTTCGTTTATTCCATCTTCGAGCCGCTGCAGATGGAGCACACGAGATTCTCACCTGGTCACGGTGAAAACATCGCTCCGACGTCGGAGAGGGAAGGTAAAAGACTGGTAGGTCTTCCGGATGACGAACTCGCCTATTATCTTGGTGGTGTGAGTGGGAATGCGGGTCTGTTTTCGAACGTGAAAGACCTTTACAGATTCATGAGCGCGCTGCTGAAAAGCGAGATCGTACCAAAGCCTGTGGTGAAACTTTTCACGCAGACCGTGATCGAAGCGAGCAATGGAAAGAGACACCTTGGCTGGATGTGTCCGGCGAGTGGAACGAGCAGCGGTGATGTGCTCACAGACAAAGCCTTCGGCCACAGTGGTTTCACCGGCACAACAATCTGGTGTCGCCAGGATGGTCTGTTCGTCATCTTTTTGACGAACAAAGGTTTCATAAAGAGGCTCGAAGAAGAGATCATGAGGATCAGGGCGTTGCTCCACAACGTCGTGTTTTCCAGCATCGAGGAGAAAAGATCTATTTTCGAGTGA
- a CDS encoding MFS transporter — MRSLDDVIEMYVPMEYKRKMLLLTSILWMYDAAGVLVLSFTLPSISEAWKLSIAQSANLLSATFIGMLLGALSVGSLSDALGRRLSNLLYFLLTFFPTAMLGLSRGFGPFFLLRLISGIGYGGLMPSVNAYLAEFMGKSFRGAFLVLLEASWAIGSIAIGLISVLTISYSWRISYLVFLSGALLVPILLKLPESPRFAFKKGGKPSLEKILKTKIEEEIQPLREAKVTVVEILKGPQARKTLMIWTVWFTVSFVYYVLFSWAPKIFAQHGLTVTRSLWFTFFMMVAQLPGYLSAAYFIEKIGRKRSLQVYLAGIAVSSILWAFVSSTFQLVSVALLLSFFTLGVWGLVYAYTPEIYPTTMRATGNGMAGVVARIAGILAPQYGGFMLQRNASFLEIFSWLALLSMFAAVIVSLFAVETKQQDIT, encoded by the coding sequence ATGCGGAGTCTGGACGATGTCATCGAAATGTATGTTCCGATGGAATACAAAAGGAAGATGCTCCTTCTGACGTCCATCCTGTGGATGTACGACGCGGCGGGCGTTCTGGTACTCTCGTTCACCCTTCCGTCGATCAGTGAAGCTTGGAAACTTTCGATCGCACAGTCGGCGAACCTGCTGAGCGCAACGTTCATCGGCATGCTCCTTGGAGCGCTGAGCGTAGGAAGTTTGTCCGACGCTTTAGGTCGAAGACTGTCAAACCTTCTGTACTTCTTGCTCACATTCTTCCCGACAGCGATGCTCGGTTTGAGCCGTGGTTTTGGACCTTTCTTCCTTCTGAGGTTGATTTCCGGGATCGGCTACGGCGGCTTGATGCCTTCGGTGAACGCGTACCTCGCAGAGTTCATGGGAAAGTCTTTCAGAGGAGCCTTCCTCGTGTTGCTCGAGGCGAGCTGGGCGATAGGAAGCATTGCCATAGGACTGATCTCGGTGCTGACGATTTCTTATTCCTGGAGAATATCGTATCTGGTTTTTCTGAGCGGCGCCCTGCTCGTACCAATATTGCTGAAACTTCCAGAATCACCCAGATTCGCGTTCAAGAAGGGCGGGAAACCTTCTCTGGAGAAAATCCTGAAGACAAAAATTGAAGAAGAGATTCAACCGCTCCGCGAGGCAAAAGTCACAGTTGTTGAGATTCTGAAGGGACCTCAGGCGAGGAAGACTTTGATGATCTGGACAGTATGGTTCACCGTCAGTTTCGTCTATTACGTGCTCTTTTCCTGGGCTCCGAAGATCTTCGCACAGCATGGCCTCACGGTCACCAGATCGCTCTGGTTCACCTTCTTCATGATGGTCGCCCAGCTGCCAGGATATCTGTCCGCGGCGTACTTCATTGAGAAGATAGGTAGAAAGAGATCGTTGCAGGTCTATCTGGCCGGTATAGCCGTTAGCTCCATACTCTGGGCTTTCGTTTCCAGCACGTTTCAACTGGTTTCTGTGGCGCTGTTGCTTTCTTTCTTCACGCTTGGCGTGTGGGGGCTGGTGTACGCGTACACACCGGAGATCTACCCCACAACGATGCGCGCGACCGGTAACGGCATGGCAGGTGTTGTGGCGAGGATCGCGGGTATCCTGGCTCCTCAATACGGCGGCTTCATGCTTCAGAGGAACGCTTCTTTTCTGGAGATCTTCTCCTGGCTGGCCCTGCTTTCAATGTTCGCGGCTGTGATCGTGAGCCTGTTCGCAGTTGAGACAAAGCAGCAGGACATCACTTGA